The following is a genomic window from Penaeus vannamei isolate JL-2024 chromosome 27, ASM4276789v1, whole genome shotgun sequence.
GGGCGGCGCAGCGTGGGCCTCGGGCCTCGCGTCACGCCCGAGGACAACCTGTATAGGCTTCGGTGTGGTCTAAAAAGCctgtgaaggaggaaagaatgggagaagaattTGCTTGGGTGGTGtagttggtctctctctctctttatctctgtctctttcttctatctgtcgttctttctttctttctttctttctttctttctttctttctttctttctctctctctctctctatctctctctttctctccctctccctctctctctctctctctctctctctctctctctctctctctctctctctctctgtccagcaCGCAAGGAGAGCGATTCGTGAGCGAGagtaatgtagaaaaggtatgaatgagaatggacatcttcacaatgcaagagatgtatttctgaccgGTTTTCCGAATGtgtcttcgtcggaaatacatcaatattcgaaaccggtcaaatacatctcttgtattgtgaagatattcgttctcattcataccttttctacatttgtcaacatgaatatggttcatgaaGCGAGAGCAAACCTAAGAATCAACATAATAACGCATGGAATAGGGGAAAAATTACTAATAGCATTACTACTATTCCTGCCGTAATTTTGCGAAGAATCAACACTGTGCCGTATGAAATAAGGAGGAATaaaccattaatattactattattcctgcCGTAATTTTGCGAAGAATCAACACTGTGTCGTATGAAATATGGGGGAATAAACTAtaaatattactactattcctaccGTAATTTTGCGAAGAATCAACATTGTGCCGTATGAAATAAGGGGGAAtaaactattaatattactattattcctgcCATAATTTTGCGAAGAATCAACACTGTGCCGCATAGAATAAGGAggaattactattagtattactactattcctGCCATggttttgtactctctctctctctaagggggAATAAAATGTTAGTATTACTACAATTCCTGCCATGGTTTTGTACTTTATTCCGTCCCTCGTGGTGGCGGAGAGGACAGCGGATACCCGTCGTCTGCCGGGGCGTGTGTGGCAGAGTCTCATCTGCGTTAATGCGTGAAGATACAAAAGTCACTTGAGTGGCGAGGACGTGACCTTATAAGGACATTCGCAGGGCTTGGATGTCGAGTGCGAGAGTGTGTTAACATCGTCGCGTTAcgccagaggaggaggaacacCACTTGGGATAACATCAACATCAGGAGCAAGTGCATCAGCAACACCACTTGGGATAACATCAACATCAGGAGCAAGTGCATCAGCAACACCACTTGGGATAACATCAACATCAGGAGCAAGAGCAAGTACATCAGCAACACCACTTGGGATAACATCAACGTCAGcatcaagagcaagagcaagtgcATCAGCAACACCACCTGggataacatcaacatcaagagcaagagcaagtacATCAGCAACACCatttcatcaacatcaacatcagtatCAAGAGCAAGTGCATCAGCAACACCACTTCATCAACATCAGGAGCAAGTACATCAGCAACACCACTTGGGATAATATCAACATCAgcacaagagcaagagcaagtacATCAGCAACACCACTTGGgataacatcaacatcagcacaagagcaagagcaagtacATCAGCAACACCacttcatcaacatcaacatcagggGCAAGTGCATCAGCAACACCACTTGGGATAACATCAACATCAGGGGCAAGTACATCAGCAACACCACTTGGgataacatcaacatcagcacaagagcaagagcaagtacATCAGCAACACCACTTGGgataacatcaacatcagcacaagagcaagagcaagtacATCAGCAACACCACTTGGgataacatcaacatcagcatcaagagcaagagcaagtgcATAAGCAACACCACCTGGgataacatcaacagcagcaaGTACATAAGGAACACCACtttatcaatattagcatcatGGACATCAGCAACACCacttcatcaacatcaacatcaaataCATAAACAACACCACTTCATCAACATCAAGAGCAGGAACATCAGCACCacttcatcaacatcaacaacatcatcatgtGCGCCAACATTTAACGGGAAcaacatcattaacataaacaaggaagaagaggacaccTCGaacaggaagaacaggaagaaaaaagatgaacaggAACATCATTAACATAACAAGAACAAGATATGAACAGGAAGGAcaacataaacaagaaagaaaatatcccGAACAGGATGAACATTTTTttgaacatagaaaaaaaatgatttagcGAACAGGAAGCAAGTCAttaacataaacaagaaaaaaacatcatgAACAGTAAGAACATCACCAGCATGGACGGGAAGAACATCTTTAACATGAACAGAAAGAACAtcaactgaaagagagagagagggagggggggggagagagagagagagagagagagagagagagagagagagagagagggacggagggagggagagggagaagagagaga
Proteins encoded in this region:
- the LOC138866878 gene encoding uncharacterized protein, coding for MVLYFIPSLVVAERTADTRRLPGRVWQSLICGLDVECESVLTSSRYARGGGTPLGITSTSGASASATPLGITSTSGASASATPLGITSTSGARASTSATPLGITSTSASRARASASATPPGITSTSRARASTSATPFHQHQHQYQEQVHQQHHFINIRSKYISNTTWDNINISTRARASTSATPLGITSTSAQEQEQVHQQHHFININIRGKCISNTTWDNINIRGKYISNTTWDNINISTRARASTSATPLGITSTSAQEQEQVHQQHHLG